A portion of the Litorimonas taeanensis genome contains these proteins:
- a CDS encoding LysR family transcriptional regulator — protein MDTEALRLFVMAAEMLNISAAGRQLGLAPAVAGARLAKLENQLGADLLHRSTRKVSLSLEGAEFLPFAKEIIAQEEAGLVALGKGNPEVSGTLRFACSSTFAQLYVAPILPEFLTRYPEISLDLRFSDTQAKLIEGGYDLALRNFALEDSAMMGRKLADDKRVLCASPDYLAEHGTPQRPEDLAHHRLVVFGGLKRDLTSPKGEVHQFPPSQAKTRVQCDDGASTRLATLAGVGISMSSMWSIHQELRKGSLLRVLPEYRVDDGSAIWLVYPKSNVLTAKVRVMIDFLIEKIGTPPVWTQ, from the coding sequence ATGGATACGGAAGCCCTTAGATTATTTGTTATGGCCGCTGAAATGTTGAATATCAGCGCAGCTGGCCGACAATTAGGTCTGGCGCCAGCTGTCGCCGGCGCGCGCCTCGCTAAATTAGAAAATCAGCTTGGCGCCGATCTTTTGCACCGTTCAACACGGAAAGTCTCTTTGTCATTGGAAGGCGCAGAATTCCTGCCTTTTGCCAAAGAAATAATTGCACAAGAAGAGGCAGGGCTCGTCGCCCTTGGCAAAGGAAATCCCGAAGTATCGGGAACGCTCCGCTTTGCCTGCTCCAGTACTTTCGCCCAGCTTTATGTCGCCCCTATATTACCAGAATTTTTAACCCGTTACCCAGAGATAAGCCTTGATTTGCGGTTCTCAGATACCCAAGCCAAATTGATTGAAGGAGGGTATGACCTCGCTTTGCGTAACTTTGCCCTTGAAGATAGCGCAATGATGGGACGAAAACTCGCAGATGATAAACGTGTGCTATGTGCCTCACCTGATTATCTAGCAGAACATGGAACGCCACAAAGACCAGAAGACCTTGCCCATCACCGCCTTGTCGTTTTTGGCGGGTTAAAGCGCGATCTGACAAGTCCGAAAGGTGAAGTTCACCAATTTCCACCAAGCCAAGCCAAAACCCGCGTGCAATGTGATGACGGGGCAAGCACACGCCTTGCCACCTTGGCAGGGGTCGGCATCTCTATGAGTTCCATGTGGAGTATCCATCAGGAATTGCGAAAGGGTTCACTCCTCAGAGTCTTACCTGAATATAGAGTCGATGATGGCTCGGCCATTTGGCTCGTCTATCCAAAATCAAATGTTCTGACGGCCAAAGTAAGAGTGATGATAGATTTTCTTATAGAGAAAATCGGAACACCGCCCGTCTGGACACAATAG
- a CDS encoding HEPN domain-containing protein has translation MTFSVLKARHREIRTSKDYPEALSLRVHRALSWLKPAEIEDDCDIKFILYWIAFNAAYAKTVPEHDASSEKDQMKSFFDRLVKLDASKVIYKSIWSEFSGSVRILLENKYVFAPFWRYQQEVVSKSEWEMWFAASRKLTQKSFMKQDTVSVLSSLFPRIYTLRNQIIHGGATWQSGVNRDQVRDCMRILETLVPVFISLMMEDIHGDWDMPAYPVVSA, from the coding sequence TTGACATTTAGTGTTCTTAAAGCTCGGCATAGAGAAATACGAACTTCAAAGGATTATCCCGAAGCTCTCTCTTTAAGGGTGCATCGCGCTTTATCCTGGCTCAAACCTGCTGAAATTGAAGATGACTGCGATATAAAATTCATTCTCTATTGGATTGCATTTAACGCGGCATACGCCAAAACTGTACCCGAGCACGACGCTTCATCTGAGAAAGACCAAATGAAATCATTCTTCGACCGACTGGTGAAGCTAGATGCAAGCAAGGTTATCTATAAATCAATTTGGTCCGAATTTTCGGGGTCGGTTCGCATTCTCCTCGAAAACAAATACGTCTTTGCTCCGTTCTGGCGCTATCAGCAAGAAGTGGTATCGAAGAGCGAATGGGAGATGTGGTTTGCTGCATCCAGAAAGCTCACGCAAAAATCGTTCATGAAACAAGATACAGTCAGCGTGCTATCCAGCTTGTTTCCACGTATATACACGCTCAGAAATCAAATTATTCACGGCGGTGCAACATGGCAAAGTGGAGTTAACCGTGACCAAGTCCGAGATTGCATGCGAATATTGGAAACACTCGTTCCCGTTTTCATTAGCCTGATGATGGAAGACATTCATGGTGATTGGGATATGCCTGCCTATCCTGTAGTGAGCGCGTGA
- a CDS encoding YkgB family protein gives MTSTATLSNNKIAGYSAGQINALGDRISKIGLHSLRFTGAAVLGWIGAMKFTAYEAGAIEGLVASSPLTSWLYSVFSLQGASNLIGTIEISLAIIIALGAKFPKLALVGALGALATFLVTSSYLLTAPVWEASLGGFPALSVVPGQFLLKDIVLLASAIFLTGDALKRVARSA, from the coding sequence ATGACTTCGACTGCAACACTTTCTAATAATAAAATTGCTGGATATTCTGCTGGCCAAATTAATGCGCTTGGAGACCGTATAAGTAAAATCGGTTTGCACTCACTTCGTTTTACTGGTGCCGCTGTCTTAGGTTGGATTGGCGCAATGAAATTTACGGCCTATGAAGCGGGTGCTATAGAAGGCCTCGTCGCCTCTAGCCCGCTTACTTCTTGGCTCTATAGTGTGTTCAGTCTTCAAGGGGCGTCTAATTTAATCGGCACGATTGAAATTTCTTTGGCAATTATAATCGCCTTAGGGGCAAAATTCCCAAAATTGGCCCTTGTCGGTGCACTCGGGGCGTTAGCGACTTTCCTTGTCACATCGAGCTACCTTCTGACAGCCCCTGTTTGGGAAGCCAGTCTTGGCGGGTTTCCTGCGCTCTCTGTCGTGCCCGGGCAGTTTTTGCTCAAAGATATTGTTTTATTGGCAAGCGCGATTTTTCTCACGGGTGACGCGCTTAAGCGAGTGGCGCGCTCTGCGTAA
- a CDS encoding TetR/AcrR family transcriptional regulator: protein MKKPSQPVGRPREFVEEDVLDAVMKLFWKQGYEGTGLKDILTATGLTKGSIYKAFESKHNLYLKSLERYEKIYVDSAVTSLKSTDDPISRLDEFLSAPIKNMSVNAPNKGCFLCNSSADRASSDEETRALVQRSFRKLSAALSSAIYEIRPEWPEKRIQQTAQMMLSVYSGLRIMSRSREDIDIMKDAKDGALALIK from the coding sequence ATGAAAAAACCCTCGCAACCGGTCGGGCGGCCCCGAGAATTTGTTGAAGAAGACGTACTTGATGCCGTCATGAAATTGTTCTGGAAGCAAGGTTATGAAGGCACAGGATTGAAAGACATTCTGACAGCAACTGGCCTCACCAAAGGGAGCATATATAAAGCCTTTGAAAGCAAACATAATCTTTATCTAAAATCACTCGAAAGATATGAGAAAATTTATGTGGACTCCGCTGTTACTTCTTTGAAATCAACAGATGACCCTATCTCGCGGCTAGATGAGTTTCTCTCAGCCCCCATAAAGAACATGTCTGTGAACGCCCCCAATAAAGGCTGCTTCCTCTGCAACTCATCTGCAGATCGCGCTTCCTCAGATGAAGAAACGCGGGCTTTGGTACAAAGAAGTTTTAGAAAACTCAGTGCGGCCTTATCAAGCGCGATATATGAAATTCGGCCAGAATGGCCAGAAAAACGTATTCAACAAACAGCGCAAATGATGCTGTCGGTTTATTCGGGCCTTCGGATCATGTCGCGATCACGTGAAGATATTGATATAATGAAAGACGCCAAAGACGGCGCCTTAGCGTTGATAAAATAG
- a CDS encoding enoyl-CoA hydratase/isomerase family protein, whose product MKYEGFTTFAVDQVDAIMTVTFDFGTVNLQGQEMLADLNSLAMRLERDRQTKVVIFQSANPEIWVCHYDTELLKDMSNEAVSRADAKLLDLQTICERISKVPQATIAKLEGFARGGGHELALALDMRFAARGKYKFMQMEVGMGILPCGGGASRMARQTGLGKALEIILSAQDYDADDAERLGTINKALEPDEIGDYVDALAKRIAQFPAESINACKQMVYESIDKPIEEALKAEAYWLYQATSKTPALKRFRLADEQSLEHDIENQRNWGKLVMDVQDIN is encoded by the coding sequence ATGAAATATGAAGGCTTTACAACATTCGCGGTCGATCAAGTCGACGCCATCATGACGGTGACTTTTGACTTCGGAACTGTCAATCTTCAAGGGCAGGAAATGCTTGCCGATTTGAACAGCTTAGCCATGCGTCTCGAACGCGACAGACAGACAAAGGTCGTTATCTTTCAATCTGCCAATCCTGAAATCTGGGTTTGCCATTATGATACCGAACTCCTTAAGGATATGTCCAATGAAGCGGTCTCTAGAGCGGATGCAAAGTTATTGGACCTGCAAACCATTTGTGAGCGAATAAGCAAAGTGCCACAGGCCACAATTGCTAAACTCGAAGGATTCGCCAGAGGTGGTGGTCATGAGCTAGCACTTGCGCTCGACATGCGTTTTGCCGCGCGCGGTAAGTACAAGTTTATGCAAATGGAAGTCGGTATGGGTATCTTGCCGTGCGGCGGCGGAGCCTCACGTATGGCGCGACAAACGGGACTTGGGAAAGCTCTAGAGATTATCCTTAGTGCACAAGACTATGATGCTGATGATGCCGAACGTCTTGGCACAATTAATAAAGCATTAGAGCCCGATGAAATCGGTGACTATGTCGATGCTCTTGCAAAGCGCATCGCGCAATTTCCAGCCGAGTCCATTAATGCCTGTAAGCAGATGGTTTATGAGAGCATAGATAAACCCATTGAAGAGGCATTAAAAGCCGAAGCCTACTGGTTGTATCAGGCCACAAGCAAGACGCCTGCCCTCAAACGCTTTCGTTTAGCGGATGAACAAAGTCTTGAGCATGACATTGAAAACCAGCGTAATTGGGGCAAACTTGTTATGGATGTTCAAGATATCAATTAA
- a CDS encoding phytanoyl-CoA dioxygenase family protein has protein sequence MSTTLLTQARTVSRPTRQAMLQRDPSVHEFWHENAKIFEAAWAEWEEKEGNKQFVLDASLYAPALRRAIEQSWKNPNKEIAVKDLWTEVFPNVFEAQFFDPEKLHILRAYLDKVFEADIPLRPPYGIVLNRRGAMLDPRSEGYLATPTFQTFYHELINQYMRPVSRLLLPDTYGYDSQSFGFSIAWQAGKDTTLRPHTDASSVTLNINLNLPEESFGGSAVRFIDPVNRKVESLSFKPGTALIHHGNVAHASEPITEGERHNFILWLYGEGGQTPYPHGPASMPISAKERWTIPDNRPDGFAPF, from the coding sequence ATGTCGACAACTTTATTGACACAAGCCCGCACAGTTTCCCGTCCAACGCGGCAAGCCATGTTGCAACGTGACCCTAGCGTTCATGAATTTTGGCATGAAAACGCAAAAATTTTCGAGGCAGCCTGGGCAGAGTGGGAGGAGAAAGAAGGGAACAAGCAATTCGTTTTGGATGCCTCTTTGTATGCGCCCGCGCTTCGGCGCGCGATTGAGCAAAGCTGGAAAAACCCAAATAAAGAAATCGCCGTCAAAGACCTATGGACAGAAGTGTTTCCAAATGTGTTTGAAGCGCAATTCTTTGACCCAGAAAAACTCCATATTTTAAGAGCTTATCTCGACAAAGTATTTGAAGCCGATATTCCCCTACGACCTCCTTATGGCATTGTCCTTAATCGAAGAGGCGCGATGCTTGACCCAAGATCCGAAGGTTATCTGGCGACTCCAACTTTTCAAACATTCTATCATGAATTGATCAACCAATATATGCGGCCCGTCTCTCGGTTATTACTCCCGGATACCTATGGGTATGATAGTCAAAGTTTTGGTTTTTCAATTGCCTGGCAAGCAGGAAAAGATACGACCTTGCGACCACATACCGATGCATCAAGCGTGACGCTCAATATTAATTTGAACCTACCAGAAGAATCCTTTGGAGGGTCCGCTGTACGATTTATTGATCCGGTAAACCGAAAAGTAGAGAGCCTGAGCTTTAAACCAGGGACGGCTTTAATCCACCATGGCAATGTCGCGCACGCATCGGAGCCTATCACAGAGGGAGAGCGGCATAATTTCATTTTATGGCTTTACGGGGAAGGGGGACAGACGCCTTATCCGCACGGACCAGCCTCGATGCCCATCAGCGCGAAGGAAAGATGGACAATACCCGATAACCGCCCAGATGGTTTTGCGCCCTTTTAA
- a CDS encoding PAN/Apple domain-containing protein gives MLKFLSRRKKLSLSTAGVSLMAAGMAFGYAGEDILSGAPFHHFDISLRALAGDNAIKGRTGGDTFPGIGFSPAAATAIGWHADYIDSYLYSPIWWAEGFSDAGGLADKDNRLKASLAQFHHLERLHFDDLFTVSGVEDTWRRYGGGTLAGLEWAASQNDVAAAYNILGVSVHAVQDFYSHSSFISTEANRNKTWQCSTPSQRRNNLYTGAYETPERAAQHHHGKVSLECSVFRTAQYKQMEDFADIACSGVSPYNQSTFCISYRQCPTGNTNLDVQSVAGRIPSALVLNPKGIALDSSYLAKPGGITRGLLNDNGRFITGKSNNFVSLEQCDLISNFGVSCDEGAAHAQSCPVETTRSCASDHERIFATSKLLATESTAQWVKSIDGYMSVQHPSFWNRVRSGQTKDVSLKSRTQQFEDFSQMPFQFLSAGPYPVNNPRLGTHTFEKSADGWYLRLRLKTADKQGAGTDADIIASVKSSAGTQDFTLDYMPIGSNASTSLALTSVQSDTPMGRALAYNDFERGDNDVYTIGPIKGAPISLTLKSKAATTGDAVEAVFNDVGEKIKNFFDPSKLAVNFGSIEDVVGNDVKTINFSELRGASNKTYTLVGDGKSEGKYSISVKITDKGTSGLDNQTKAAGHRNFEIVPQSLKVIRESDVDGFLSDSDEPFAFGSFTAFNGSLTQQEQFVHFPVKIRVRPQLKDQSFSYKMDPVNDGMDSGDVKSLTWPTLTATLAPNGAVVLAAAFFESDEETDADRNRSFNNFVTGVEKAEPAPFSKSLSTIGSAAGSEWALAEIDVYGFYRSDVVKTKSLYSSRQGWTIPGNGTRTFRLNTSAPRTIGRVDDIFKWTKGSISTLSGGAEICGGPQSAQFSQNENTVSDQFSRTENAALSGYNDKTFNNYTVAQCQSACLNEKSFYCKSFDYGKETGRCDLSKNDASGKTSLKRDYPGNPYDHYKRVSKASQAAIAEKFSHTRNAALSGYNHKSFSNYTVAQCQSACVNEDSFYCKSIDYNKNTGQCDLSKNDASAGLSLSTDYPGNPYDHYKRLSK, from the coding sequence ATGCTAAAGTTTCTATCAAGACGTAAAAAGTTATCACTGAGCACAGCGGGGGTGTCGCTAATGGCGGCAGGCATGGCCTTTGGCTATGCGGGCGAGGACATATTAAGCGGAGCCCCCTTTCATCATTTCGATATTTCCCTTCGAGCGCTAGCGGGCGATAATGCCATTAAAGGCCGCACTGGTGGTGATACATTTCCGGGAATAGGCTTTAGTCCAGCAGCCGCAACAGCGATTGGTTGGCACGCAGATTACATTGATAGCTATCTATATAGTCCTATTTGGTGGGCGGAAGGTTTTTCAGATGCGGGTGGTTTGGCAGACAAGGACAACCGATTAAAAGCCTCATTGGCTCAGTTTCATCACCTAGAACGCTTGCATTTTGATGACCTTTTTACCGTCAGTGGTGTCGAAGATACTTGGAGACGCTATGGAGGGGGCACATTGGCCGGACTCGAATGGGCGGCTTCGCAAAATGACGTAGCGGCTGCCTATAATATTTTGGGGGTTTCGGTTCACGCTGTACAGGATTTCTATTCGCATTCGAGTTTTATTTCGACAGAGGCCAATCGAAATAAAACTTGGCAATGTTCAACGCCCTCTCAACGCCGTAATAATCTCTATACAGGGGCCTATGAGACACCAGAACGGGCGGCGCAGCACCATCATGGGAAGGTGTCTTTAGAGTGTTCTGTCTTCAGGACAGCGCAATATAAGCAGATGGAAGATTTTGCTGATATCGCCTGTAGTGGTGTCTCTCCTTATAATCAGTCAACCTTTTGTATTTCATATAGGCAATGCCCCACGGGGAACACAAACCTCGATGTTCAATCCGTTGCGGGAAGAATACCTAGTGCGCTGGTCCTTAATCCAAAAGGCATTGCGCTCGATTCATCATACCTTGCAAAGCCTGGTGGGATTACGCGTGGACTTTTGAATGATAACGGTCGTTTTATTACGGGGAAATCAAATAATTTTGTTAGTTTAGAACAGTGTGACCTAATCTCTAATTTTGGCGTGTCCTGTGATGAAGGCGCTGCGCATGCACAGTCTTGTCCTGTTGAGACCACGCGAAGTTGTGCATCAGACCATGAGCGTATCTTTGCAACATCAAAATTATTAGCCACTGAATCCACAGCGCAATGGGTTAAGTCCATTGATGGATATATGTCCGTTCAACATCCCTCTTTTTGGAACAGAGTTAGATCGGGCCAAACGAAGGATGTCAGTTTGAAAAGCCGTACCCAGCAATTTGAAGATTTCTCCCAAATGCCTTTTCAGTTTCTTTCGGCGGGGCCTTACCCCGTCAATAACCCAAGGCTTGGGACTCACACATTTGAGAAAAGCGCGGATGGTTGGTATTTACGTCTCCGTCTAAAAACGGCTGATAAGCAAGGGGCGGGGACAGACGCGGATATTATCGCCTCGGTCAAATCCTCTGCTGGGACTCAAGATTTCACTTTAGATTATATGCCCATAGGGTCGAATGCCTCGACATCTTTGGCGCTTACGTCTGTGCAAAGTGACACTCCAATGGGGCGCGCCCTAGCATATAATGATTTCGAGCGCGGTGATAATGATGTTTATACTATTGGTCCGATTAAGGGGGCGCCCATATCACTGACATTGAAAAGTAAGGCGGCCACAACGGGCGATGCCGTCGAGGCCGTGTTTAATGATGTCGGCGAAAAAATTAAAAATTTTTTCGACCCTTCAAAACTTGCCGTAAATTTTGGGTCAATAGAAGATGTCGTGGGTAATGATGTCAAAACTATCAATTTTTCTGAGCTGAGAGGGGCGTCGAATAAAACCTATACGCTGGTTGGTGATGGAAAAAGTGAAGGCAAATATAGCATATCCGTGAAGATAACGGATAAAGGCACATCTGGATTAGATAATCAGACTAAGGCTGCTGGCCATAGAAATTTCGAAATTGTGCCCCAATCTCTTAAAGTCATCAGAGAATCTGATGTGGACGGGTTTCTGAGCGACAGTGATGAACCTTTTGCATTTGGATCATTCACCGCATTCAATGGGAGTTTGACTCAGCAAGAACAATTCGTTCATTTTCCTGTGAAAATCAGGGTGCGGCCACAGCTTAAAGATCAATCTTTTTCTTATAAAATGGACCCCGTAAATGACGGGATGGATAGCGGTGATGTGAAATCACTGACTTGGCCAACATTGACTGCGACGTTGGCGCCAAACGGAGCCGTCGTTCTGGCCGCTGCGTTTTTTGAGAGTGACGAAGAAACGGATGCGGATAGAAACCGAAGCTTCAATAATTTTGTTACAGGTGTCGAAAAGGCAGAGCCTGCGCCTTTTTCAAAAAGCTTATCGACAATTGGCAGCGCAGCTGGCTCTGAATGGGCATTGGCTGAAATTGATGTTTATGGGTTTTATCGTAGTGATGTGGTCAAAACCAAATCACTTTATTCGTCGCGCCAAGGCTGGACAATTCCAGGCAATGGCACACGAACTTTTCGGTTAAATACATCCGCCCCACGGACGATAGGACGTGTTGATGATATCTTTAAGTGGACAAAGGGTTCTATCAGTACTTTGTCTGGCGGGGCAGAAATTTGCGGAGGGCCACAAAGCGCCCAATTTAGTCAGAATGAGAACACTGTATCCGATCAATTTTCTCGTACAGAGAATGCAGCCCTGAGCGGTTACAACGACAAAACATTTAACAATTACACAGTTGCTCAGTGTCAATCCGCCTGTCTGAATGAAAAGAGTTTCTATTGTAAATCTTTTGATTACGGCAAGGAGACAGGTCGTTGTGATTTGAGCAAGAATGACGCTTCTGGAAAGACCTCTCTAAAAAGAGATTATCCTGGAAACCCTTATGATCATTATAAAAGAGTTTCTAAGGCGTCTCAGGCAGCCATAGCGGAGAAATTCTCTCATACGCGAAATGCTGCTTTAAGCGGATATAATCATAAATCCTTCTCAAATTATACAGTCGCGCAATGTCAAAGCGCATGTGTGAATGAAGACAGTTTTTATTGCAAATCTATCGATTACAATAAGAATACGGGACAGTGCGACCTAAGTAAAAATGATGCGTCGGCTGGTCTTAGTTTAAGCACAGACTATCCTGGGAACCCTTATGACCATTATAAGAGACTATCAAAATAG
- a CDS encoding site-specific integrase, producing the protein MAKGKITSRSVSAFKGEAGKDLYLWDTEVKGFGLRVQPSGRRSYIYKFRTPDGRRRNRKIGSPETLTAEAARKTVQGMVANVTLGKTIVEDRPKKKAITMRKLCDMYLEDYARLHKKPRSIEDDARYIEKEIKPLLGSKSLSEIRSKDIVRIHSSMSAKPVKANRLLALLSKMFNLAEEWELRDANTNPTQHIRKYKETPRERYLSQDEIVSLEQTLSKAQKEHLVSHSVIHAIRVLLMTGARLQEVLTMKWEYVDIENGKINLPDSKSGKKTIWLSDKARDYIEAIPYKRGNPYIFVGQRSGSPLVNLQKPWRKLRAMAGIDDVRIHDLRHTYASLAVSQNLSLPIVGKLLGHKSIKSTERYAHLYDDVMRDAANF; encoded by the coding sequence ATGGCGAAGGGCAAAATTACATCTCGGAGTGTCAGTGCTTTCAAGGGTGAAGCAGGTAAAGATCTGTATCTTTGGGACACAGAAGTCAAAGGTTTTGGATTGCGGGTGCAGCCTTCCGGTCGTCGATCTTATATCTATAAGTTCAGAACGCCAGACGGCCGCAGACGAAACAGGAAGATAGGTTCCCCTGAGACACTTACAGCCGAGGCCGCTCGTAAAACGGTTCAGGGTATGGTAGCGAATGTCACTCTTGGAAAAACAATTGTAGAAGACCGCCCCAAGAAAAAAGCGATCACGATGCGAAAGCTATGTGATATGTATCTAGAGGATTATGCTCGGTTACACAAAAAGCCACGCAGTATTGAAGATGACGCGCGATATATCGAAAAGGAGATTAAGCCGCTACTGGGCTCAAAGAGTCTCTCGGAAATTCGCAGTAAGGATATTGTGAGAATTCACAGCTCAATGAGCGCAAAACCCGTGAAGGCAAATCGCTTGCTCGCCTTGCTATCTAAAATGTTCAACCTTGCTGAAGAGTGGGAGCTAAGAGATGCAAATACGAACCCCACTCAGCATATCAGAAAGTATAAAGAAACGCCTAGGGAAAGGTATCTGTCACAGGACGAAATAGTCTCTCTTGAGCAGACTTTGTCAAAAGCACAAAAAGAACACTTGGTGTCTCATTCGGTTATTCATGCGATAAGAGTTTTACTGATGACAGGAGCAAGACTTCAAGAAGTTTTGACCATGAAGTGGGAATATGTCGATATCGAAAATGGCAAGATCAATTTACCGGATTCCAAGTCGGGAAAGAAAACAATATGGTTGAGTGACAAAGCGCGGGATTATATCGAGGCCATTCCGTACAAGCGTGGTAACCCATATATATTTGTCGGACAAAGAAGTGGCTCGCCTTTGGTAAATTTGCAAAAGCCGTGGAGAAAGCTACGTGCAATGGCGGGCATTGACGATGTGAGAATTCATGATTTGCGTCATACCTATGCAAGTTTAGCGGTATCACAAAACTTGTCACTTCCGATTGTTGGGAAGCTTCTGGGTCATAAGAGCATCAAGTCAACTGAACGATATGCCCATCTCTATGACGACGTTATGCGGGATGCAGCGAATTTTTAG
- a CDS encoding CmcJ/NvfI family oxidoreductase: MQTKARVNYHVKKNIPQAFVLDGDGMSGQLIAPELASTEVQVDDLRSSHKPLNFNDDGVSFVTSPTKVSRFSEGENWREPYEAELINLLKQTIGAKEVIVFDHTVRVDEPEATRRPARNVHNDFTHASAEQRLDELLGEARAEDFRKGKFGFVNVWRPIETVVKSSPLGFIKPASMQAGDWMDINVVYPDRVGQVLGVAANDRHEWFYQSEMTPEEAIIFNIYDNQDRPHIAHSALDILSESDVSTPRKSIESRSLVRYE; encoded by the coding sequence ATGCAAACCAAAGCCCGTGTAAATTACCACGTCAAAAAGAATATTCCGCAGGCTTTTGTCCTAGATGGAGATGGCATGTCAGGTCAGCTGATTGCGCCTGAGCTTGCATCGACTGAAGTGCAAGTCGATGATTTGCGCTCAAGTCATAAACCTCTAAATTTCAATGATGATGGCGTATCATTTGTAACATCTCCTACCAAGGTGTCTCGCTTTAGTGAGGGTGAAAACTGGCGTGAGCCATATGAGGCAGAGCTCATCAATCTTTTGAAGCAGACCATAGGCGCAAAAGAGGTGATAGTTTTTGACCATACTGTTCGTGTCGATGAGCCAGAAGCGACGCGGCGCCCCGCGCGTAATGTTCATAATGATTTCACCCATGCCAGCGCAGAGCAGCGATTAGATGAGCTCTTGGGGGAAGCCCGTGCTGAAGACTTCCGTAAAGGTAAATTCGGATTTGTGAATGTGTGGCGGCCCATTGAGACTGTCGTTAAATCTTCCCCTCTTGGATTCATTAAACCCGCTTCTATGCAGGCAGGAGATTGGATGGACATTAATGTCGTTTACCCCGATCGTGTGGGCCAAGTGCTTGGTGTTGCAGCCAATGATAGACATGAGTGGTTCTATCAATCTGAGATGACACCCGAAGAAGCCATAATCTTTAACATCTACGATAATCAAGATCGTCCTCACATCGCGCATAGCGCCCTCGATATTTTGAGTGAGAGCGACGTTTCCACACCGCGTAAAAGCATCGAGAGCCGTTCTCTTGTGCGATACGAGTAA
- a CDS encoding SDR family NAD(P)-dependent oxidoreductase: MTKTILITGATDGIGLETAKMMAPEGHTLLLHGRNTDKLKSVKNVIASVKGAGEIKTYRADLSVLTEVEALARKVKDDFDTLDILINNAGVFKMSNPVTESGYDARFIVNVVAPYQLTKALLPIFNKNGRVVNLASAAQAPVNVKGFLDKQAFSAGEAYAQSKLALIMWSYEMAKALGKNGPAIIAVNPASFLGSKMVKEAYGRIGQDLRIGADILTRASLSDAFADASGRYYDNDRKAFTEPHPDALDSAKNKRLIKAIEGVIS, encoded by the coding sequence ATGACAAAGACGATATTAATTACAGGGGCCACTGATGGCATTGGCCTTGAGACTGCCAAGATGATGGCCCCAGAAGGGCATACACTTTTGCTACATGGCCGAAACACAGACAAGCTGAAGTCGGTCAAAAATGTCATCGCCTCCGTGAAAGGAGCCGGCGAAATTAAAACCTACAGAGCGGATCTTTCGGTGCTGACCGAGGTTGAGGCTTTGGCCCGCAAGGTGAAGGATGATTTTGATACACTTGATATCCTAATTAATAATGCCGGCGTCTTCAAAATGTCGAACCCCGTCACTGAGAGTGGATATGATGCGCGCTTCATCGTCAATGTTGTGGCGCCGTATCAATTAACGAAAGCCTTACTCCCTATTTTTAATAAAAATGGACGGGTTGTGAATTTAGCCTCAGCAGCTCAAGCGCCTGTTAATGTGAAAGGCTTCCTAGATAAGCAGGCCTTCTCTGCTGGTGAGGCTTATGCTCAGAGCAAGCTCGCACTGATTATGTGGTCATATGAGATGGCCAAAGCGCTTGGCAAGAATGGGCCCGCCATAATTGCCGTTAATCCTGCATCATTTTTAGGCAGTAAAATGGTCAAAGAGGCTTATGGTCGTATCGGTCAGGACTTACGCATTGGCGCAGATATATTAACGCGCGCGTCATTAAGCGATGCTTTTGCGGATGCGTCTGGTCGCTATTATGACAATGATCGCAAGGCCTTCACAGAGCCACACCCTGATGCTCTAGATTCCGCAAAAAACAAACGCCTCATCAAAGCCATTGAAGGCGTGATTAGCTAA